The following coding sequences lie in one Psychrobacter arenosus genomic window:
- a CDS encoding glutaminase: MNMQRILDDIAAEMAAEIDRGKVADYIPQLAHVNPNQFGIAVATPDGQVYAAGDADTLFSIQSISKVFTLTIALGKLGDALWTHVGREPSGDPFNSIMILESESGRPRNPFINAGAIAVVDAIMMGHEPKEILAEILRFVHFIADDDSIRFDHKVAASEMAHKDRNAALAHFMKAFGRLEHDVDKVLGTYFHQCSIAMTCQQLAHAGLFLVSNGMNEHTGVRVINAERARRINSLMMMCGHYDGSGEFAYLVGLPGKSGVGGGILTIAPGKGAIAVWSPGLDHVGNSKLGLKALQRLVEKTGWSVFST, encoded by the coding sequence ATGAACATGCAAAGAATTCTTGATGATATTGCTGCCGAGATGGCCGCTGAGATTGACCGTGGCAAGGTAGCCGACTACATCCCACAACTGGCCCATGTCAATCCCAACCAGTTTGGTATCGCGGTCGCCACTCCTGATGGGCAGGTCTATGCTGCAGGCGATGCCGATACCCTGTTTTCTATACAAAGTATCTCAAAAGTATTTACCCTGACCATTGCGCTGGGCAAATTAGGCGATGCCCTGTGGACGCACGTGGGTCGTGAGCCTTCCGGAGACCCTTTTAACTCCATTATGATTCTTGAGAGTGAGTCGGGACGGCCGCGCAACCCTTTTATTAATGCCGGAGCGATTGCGGTGGTAGATGCCATCATGATGGGGCATGAGCCGAAAGAGATATTGGCAGAAATCCTGCGCTTTGTGCACTTTATCGCCGACGATGACTCCATCCGTTTTGATCATAAGGTGGCCGCCTCTGAGATGGCACATAAAGACCGCAACGCAGCGTTAGCCCATTTTATGAAGGCTTTTGGACGGCTAGAGCACGATGTAGACAAAGTGCTTGGCACTTATTTTCATCAATGTTCGATTGCGATGACTTGCCAGCAATTGGCCCATGCCGGTCTGTTCTTAGTATCGAATGGGATGAATGAGCACACAGGTGTCAGGGTCATTAATGCCGAGCGCGCGCGACGGATTAATTCGCTCATGATGATGTGTGGTCACTATGATGGCTCCGGCGAGTTTGCCTATCTGGTTGGGCTGCCGGGTAAAAGTGGTGTGGGTGGTGGTATTTTGACGATAGCCCCGGGTAAAGGCGCCATTGCGGTATGGTCACCTGGGCTTGACCATGTAGGCAACTCCAAACTGGGCTTAAAAGCCTTGCAGCGGCTGGTCGAAAAAACAGGCTGGTCCGTTTTTTCAACCTAG
- a CDS encoding DUF1852 domain-containing protein yields the protein MSTAFKYSIKKIRFDENYEPADSTRLTTNFANLARGEQRQENLRKTLRMINNRFNTLAHWDNPNADRYSVEVDIISANLDVEGNGDTFPVIETLQTTIVDHKENKRIDGMIGNSFSSYVRDYDFSVVLLDHFAKNPGTPPPEDFGDLHGKLFQSLLNSEAYQSEFNKQPVICLSVSTSKTYERTTNQHPILGVEYKQDEYSLTDDYFHKMGLTVRYFMPAGSVAPLAFYFAGDLLSDYTDLELISAISTMETFQKIYRPEIYNANSTAAQVYQPSLKYQDYSLTQIVYDREERSQMAVKQGKFTEEAFIKPYQDILEAWAAKYNVAEAADTNAVANKHAA from the coding sequence ATGAGCACAGCATTTAAATATTCAATTAAAAAAATTCGTTTTGACGAAAATTATGAGCCTGCAGACAGCACGCGTTTGACCACTAACTTTGCAAACTTAGCTCGTGGCGAGCAGCGCCAGGAGAATTTGCGCAAAACCTTACGCATGATAAACAATCGTTTTAACACATTGGCGCATTGGGACAATCCAAACGCTGACCGTTATTCTGTCGAAGTGGATATCATTTCTGCCAACCTAGATGTCGAAGGCAATGGCGATACGTTCCCAGTCATCGAGACGCTACAAACCACCATTGTGGATCATAAAGAAAACAAGCGTATTGACGGCATGATTGGCAACAGCTTCTCGTCTTACGTGCGCGATTATGACTTTAGCGTCGTGCTGTTGGACCATTTTGCTAAAAATCCTGGTACGCCACCACCAGAAGACTTCGGTGATTTGCATGGCAAACTGTTCCAATCTTTGTTAAATTCAGAAGCTTACCAATCTGAATTTAACAAACAACCGGTGATTTGTCTCAGTGTGTCTACCAGTAAAACCTATGAGCGTACGACCAATCAGCATCCTATATTAGGGGTGGAGTACAAACAGGATGAGTATTCGTTAACGGATGATTATTTTCATAAAATGGGCTTAACCGTGCGTTACTTCATGCCTGCGGGTAGCGTGGCACCTTTGGCGTTTTATTTCGCTGGTGACTTGCTGAGTGATTACACGGATCTTGAATTGATCAGTGCTATTAGTACCATGGAGACTTTCCAAAAGATTTATCGCCCTGAAATTTACAATGCCAATTCTACAGCCGCGCAAGTGTATCAGCCTAGCTTGAAGTATCAAGATTATTCGCTAACGCAAATCGTCTACGACCGTGAAGAGCGCAGTCAAATGGCGGTCAAGCAAGGCAAGTTTACGGAAGAAGCGTTTATCAAACCGTATCAAGACATTCTGGAAGCGTGGGCAGCAAAATATAATGTAGCAGAGGCAGCCGATACCAATGCGGTTGCTAACAAACACGCTGCTTAA
- a CDS encoding methionine synthase codes for MTTLSLESLLLPTSTAGSLPKPSWLAEPEKIWSPWALEGEQLLEAKQDALRVSLQEQLHAGIDIVSDGEQTRQHFVTTFIEHLDGVDFKNRETVKIRNRYEASVPTVVGAVSRQKPVFLDDAKFLRQQTDQPIKWALPGPMTMIDTLYDSHYKSREKLAWEFAKILNEEAKELEAAGVDIIQFDEPAFNVFFDDVNDWGIATLERAIEGLKCETAVHICYGYGIKANNDWKKTLGSEWRQYEQAFPKLQQSKIDIVSLECQNSHVPMELIELIRGKKVMIGAIDVATNTIETPEEVADTLRKALKFVDADKLYPSTNCGMAPLSRQVARGKLAALSAGAAIVRNELTA; via the coding sequence ATGACGACTTTATCCCTAGAATCCCTCTTATTACCAACCTCAACGGCGGGCAGTTTGCCAAAACCATCTTGGTTAGCCGAGCCTGAAAAAATTTGGTCTCCTTGGGCCTTAGAGGGCGAGCAATTGCTAGAGGCCAAACAAGATGCTTTACGTGTTTCTCTGCAAGAGCAGCTGCATGCCGGCATCGATATCGTCAGTGATGGTGAGCAGACCCGTCAGCATTTCGTGACTACTTTTATCGAACATCTTGACGGGGTAGACTTTAAAAATCGTGAAACCGTCAAAATTCGCAATCGTTATGAAGCTAGCGTACCAACCGTAGTGGGTGCGGTAAGCCGTCAAAAGCCCGTATTTTTAGACGATGCTAAGTTTTTACGCCAGCAAACCGATCAGCCTATCAAATGGGCGTTGCCTGGCCCGATGACGATGATTGATACCCTATATGACAGTCATTATAAAAGCCGTGAAAAGTTAGCTTGGGAATTTGCTAAAATCCTTAATGAAGAAGCTAAAGAATTAGAGGCGGCTGGGGTAGATATTATCCAATTCGATGAACCCGCTTTTAACGTATTCTTCGATGATGTGAATGACTGGGGTATCGCTACCTTAGAGCGCGCCATCGAAGGCTTGAAGTGTGAGACCGCAGTGCATATCTGCTACGGTTACGGCATCAAAGCCAATAACGATTGGAAAAAGACCTTGGGTTCGGAATGGCGCCAATACGAGCAAGCATTCCCGAAACTGCAGCAGTCTAAGATTGATATCGTTTCGCTTGAGTGCCAAAACTCGCATGTGCCTATGGAATTGATTGAATTGATCCGTGGTAAAAAAGTGATGATTGGTGCTATCGATGTGGCGACCAATACTATCGAGACGCCGGAAGAAGTCGCCGATACGCTACGCAAAGCCCTAAAATTTGTCGATGCGGACAAGCTCTATCCTTCGACCAACTGTGGTATGGCGCCATTGTCACGCCAAGTCGCCCGCGGTAAGCTGGCAGCGTTAAGTGCCGGTGCGGCAATCGTACGTAATGAGCTGACGGCTTAA
- a CDS encoding flavin reductase has protein sequence MIEASDFRDAMASLTTAVNVITTQGVSGSHGFTASAVCSVTDTPPTLLVCMNQTSRSHEHFIENKVLSVNVLSAHHEPISNTFASKLCSEERFKQGAWTQLVTGSPILEDALVSFDCEIEEIQRVGTHSVFICRVVAIQQSEHEESLVYFKRGYHQIGQVELA, from the coding sequence ATGATTGAAGCAAGCGACTTTAGAGATGCCATGGCTTCGTTAACGACGGCAGTCAATGTGATCACCACGCAAGGGGTATCGGGCAGTCATGGCTTTACCGCCTCTGCGGTATGCAGCGTCACCGATACTCCGCCAACCTTGCTGGTCTGTATGAATCAGACCTCGCGTTCGCATGAGCATTTTATTGAAAATAAAGTGTTGAGTGTCAACGTCTTGAGCGCGCATCATGAGCCTATATCCAATACCTTTGCCTCTAAATTATGCTCAGAAGAGCGCTTCAAACAAGGCGCTTGGACCCAATTGGTCACAGGTTCGCCTATTCTAGAGGATGCTTTGGTGAGTTTTGATTGTGAGATTGAGGAGATTCAGCGCGTGGGCACCCACAGTGTGTTTATCTGCCGAGTCGTCGCTATTCAGCAAAGCGAGCATGAGGAAAGCTTGGTGTATTTCAAACGTGGCTACCATCAAATTGGGCAAGTCGAATTGGCGTAA
- a CDS encoding sulfite exporter TauE/SafE family protein, with translation MELIIFLIIGALAGFAAGLFGVGGGTIIVPLLYIVFSQMGYSADTIMHLALGTSLATIIVTSISSLMAHNKNGAVIWPVFKNLAPGMALGCFFGAGIAGWLSGVHLQIIVGLFLLWVAFKMFKGGKKQTAASAGTNINDANTALPSRPKQLAAGAGIGIASAIFGIGGGSITVPYLTRYGVVMQKAVGTSAACGLPIAIAGALGFMIFGIQQDVDVPNTIGFVHIYAFLGIGSMSFFTAKLGAKVAHMLSPELLKKCFAVLLFVVACFFLYKGLLAIS, from the coding sequence GTGGAATTAATCATTTTTTTAATCATAGGCGCGCTAGCAGGATTTGCTGCGGGGCTTTTTGGCGTGGGCGGTGGTACCATCATCGTACCGCTGTTATATATCGTTTTTAGCCAAATGGGTTACAGCGCTGACACCATTATGCATTTGGCGTTGGGTACGTCACTCGCGACCATCATCGTCACTTCTATCAGCTCTTTAATGGCTCATAATAAAAATGGTGCGGTTATATGGCCGGTATTTAAAAATCTAGCACCCGGTATGGCCTTGGGCTGTTTTTTTGGCGCAGGGATTGCTGGTTGGCTCTCTGGGGTACATCTACAAATTATCGTCGGTCTGTTTTTACTGTGGGTCGCCTTTAAGATGTTTAAAGGAGGCAAAAAGCAGACGGCTGCTAGTGCCGGTACTAATATCAATGATGCCAATACAGCACTACCTTCAAGACCTAAGCAATTGGCGGCAGGGGCGGGGATAGGGATTGCATCAGCCATTTTCGGTATTGGCGGTGGCAGCATAACCGTGCCTTACCTCACGCGTTATGGGGTAGTGATGCAAAAAGCGGTGGGCACGTCAGCGGCGTGTGGCCTGCCTATTGCGATTGCCGGTGCTCTAGGATTTATGATTTTTGGGATACAGCAGGACGTTGATGTGCCTAATACTATTGGCTTTGTACATATTTATGCCTTTTTAGGTATTGGTAGTATGAGCTTTTTTACGGCTAAGCTTGGTGCAAAAGTCGCTCATATGCTATCGCCAGAGCTATTAAAGAAGTGCTTTGCCGTGTTGTTATTCGTTGTGGCTTGTTTCTTCCTTTATAAAGGACTGCTAGCCATATCCTAG
- a CDS encoding lantibiotic ABC transporter permease, whose translation MPICAVVGFVFPDLSNAVLVYLPQILFFLMFFTLLGIDQYALLKRIATSYVWVFALLQSAGMSLALIVIAYALGVRGDWLLAIAGLGATAPLFGSGALVNAVGFDAQLATAKTIAATLVMPCTLLGVLWLLGDDNAHIDVGTYINRLLVYIVMPIVLAVAVRRFVSPPILARYYPKIAQFNILLLMLFPLGLMAGFRTTFDQDPWQALSLLVLSSVLALVFYFTAYMIYRRFGDENAIVAALVCGGRNVLLAYTITVPFMGAVFLPLLGAFQLPAFCLPLLGKYMAKRHTIRSMELKSGF comes from the coding sequence ATGCCAATTTGTGCCGTTGTGGGCTTTGTTTTTCCAGACTTATCCAATGCAGTATTGGTATATTTACCGCAGATATTGTTCTTCTTGATGTTCTTCACTTTACTGGGCATTGACCAATATGCGCTATTAAAGCGTATAGCGACAAGCTATGTCTGGGTTTTTGCATTGTTACAAAGCGCGGGCATGAGTCTAGCTTTAATAGTTATTGCTTATGCCCTCGGTGTACGTGGCGATTGGCTATTGGCGATTGCAGGTCTGGGTGCCACTGCCCCATTGTTCGGTAGTGGTGCGTTGGTCAATGCGGTGGGGTTTGATGCACAACTGGCGACGGCAAAAACTATCGCCGCTACGCTCGTTATGCCCTGTACCTTATTAGGCGTATTGTGGCTGTTAGGCGATGACAATGCGCATATAGACGTTGGCACGTATATCAATCGCTTATTGGTTTATATTGTTATGCCAATAGTGCTGGCTGTGGCGGTGCGTCGGTTCGTTTCCCCACCTATTTTGGCGCGTTATTATCCCAAAATTGCACAGTTTAATATTTTACTGCTCATGTTATTTCCACTGGGACTGATGGCAGGGTTTCGTACTACGTTTGATCAGGATCCGTGGCAAGCGTTGTCATTACTAGTGCTAAGTTCGGTATTGGCATTGGTGTTTTATTTTACCGCTTATATGATATATCGGCGTTTTGGCGATGAAAATGCCATTGTCGCTGCGCTGGTGTGTGGTGGGCGCAATGTATTACTGGCTTACACCATAACGGTGCCCTTTATGGGTGCAGTATTTTTACCGTTACTGGGTGCTTTTCAATTACCAGCATTTTGCTTACCCTTACTGGGCAAATATATGGCAAAACGCCATACAATTCGATCTATGGAATTAAAATCAGGTTTCTGA
- a CDS encoding FecCD family ABC transporter permease → MPQAMSERIIREQRKIENKRRMVLLAFAVACLMGLVLDVMTGPSMLPINDVIAALLRLTGVENTTYTIVYDLRLPIALMALVVGAALGAGGAEMQTLLNNPMASPYTLGLAAAAGFGASLVIAFGGFGLPIQYAVPIGAFVMTMLASAVLFLFASLKQFAAATLILVGIALLFIFQSLLSLVQFIASPEVSQQVLFWLFGNLNKATWTNLVVVAVVSTVCITLLMRDGWQLTALRLGEDRAAALGVNLTRLRIRTLILVAMMTATAISFVGVIGFIGLVAPHVARLLVGEDQRYFLPATMLAGAAFLSFSSVLSKVIIPGALFPVGIVTSFVGVPFLFWIIWSKR, encoded by the coding sequence ATGCCCCAAGCAATGAGCGAACGCATCATTCGTGAACAACGAAAAATCGAAAACAAGCGCCGTATGGTGTTGTTAGCGTTTGCAGTAGCGTGCTTAATGGGACTGGTTTTAGATGTCATGACCGGCCCTTCGATGTTACCTATAAATGATGTGATTGCGGCATTGTTACGCCTAACCGGTGTGGAAAACACCACCTATACCATCGTTTATGATCTGCGCTTGCCCATTGCTCTGATGGCGTTAGTGGTCGGTGCCGCGCTTGGGGCAGGCGGTGCTGAAATGCAGACTTTATTAAACAACCCCATGGCGAGCCCTTATACCTTGGGGCTGGCAGCCGCAGCAGGGTTTGGCGCCTCGTTAGTGATTGCCTTTGGCGGTTTTGGTTTGCCGATACAATATGCCGTACCGATCGGGGCATTTGTCATGACCATGCTGGCCTCAGCGGTGTTGTTTCTATTCGCTTCTCTAAAGCAATTTGCCGCCGCTACTTTGATACTGGTGGGCATTGCCCTGCTATTTATTTTTCAATCGCTGCTATCGCTAGTGCAATTTATTGCCTCGCCTGAAGTCTCTCAGCAAGTGCTATTTTGGTTATTTGGTAACCTTAATAAAGCCACGTGGACCAATCTGGTGGTGGTGGCGGTGGTCAGTACAGTTTGCATTACCTTATTGATGCGAGATGGGTGGCAATTAACCGCCTTACGTCTGGGCGAAGATAGAGCGGCTGCCCTCGGCGTGAACTTAACCAGATTACGTATTAGAACCCTTATTTTGGTCGCTATGATGACGGCAACGGCGATTAGTTTCGTTGGGGTCATCGGCTTTATCGGCTTGGTGGCCCCGCATGTTGCCCGCCTATTGGTGGGCGAAGACCAACGCTATTTTTTACCCGCCACTATGCTCGCTGGCGCGGCTTTTCTATCCTTTTCATCGGTATTATCGAAAGTCATTATTCCCGGGGCCTTATTCCCTGTAGGGATTGTGACCTCGTTTGTGGGCGTGCCTTTTCTATTTTGGATTATTTGGAGTAAACGATGA
- a CDS encoding ABC transporter substrate-binding protein: MKLVIRATLATAVLMTAMQAQAEIKTIHDVLDRDVKVDVPAKRVVLGFYYPDYIAATGADHFGQVVGVSREFWESFNPGSWQLYSQKLPNLQGIGDIGNIDRGTFSLEKTLAMKPDVVILAKWQYDTLKAEMPRFEAANIPVVVVDYNDQGVANHTNSTKIFGQIAGTEARANQAAQEYADGIADIQKRVQAAGSAKPKIYIEFGDKGPKEHSFTFGKNMWGAIADTVGGDNISKPFVENWGPINPEQLLVSQPDVIIISGTEVGMKQTDAMAMGIDISAEEAQRRLKGFTTRNGWSELPAVKNNRVYGIYHTASRSLSDLASAQFMAKTLYPQAFTDIDPEKTYMDFHEKYLPVKPNGTFFIQLGCGASVCKDDATTTVTAPDSVAATPTRPTTPAPEKLSWWDRLTQWLGSLFA, from the coding sequence ATGAAACTAGTTATTCGTGCCACATTAGCGACAGCAGTATTAATGACAGCGATGCAGGCACAAGCTGAAATCAAGACCATTCATGATGTATTAGACCGAGACGTTAAAGTCGATGTGCCGGCCAAACGCGTGGTATTAGGGTTTTATTATCCGGATTATATTGCGGCAACGGGTGCCGATCATTTTGGGCAAGTGGTGGGTGTTTCTCGAGAGTTTTGGGAAAGCTTTAACCCAGGCAGCTGGCAATTATACAGTCAAAAACTGCCTAACTTACAAGGCATTGGCGATATTGGTAATATCGATAGGGGCACGTTTTCGCTTGAAAAAACCTTAGCAATGAAGCCGGATGTGGTGATATTGGCAAAGTGGCAATACGATACGCTAAAAGCCGAAATGCCGCGTTTTGAGGCAGCAAACATCCCGGTGGTCGTGGTTGATTATAATGACCAAGGTGTCGCCAATCATACCAATAGCACCAAAATATTTGGGCAAATTGCCGGCACAGAAGCACGGGCTAACCAAGCTGCGCAAGAATACGCTGATGGAATCGCTGATATCCAAAAACGGGTGCAGGCCGCTGGCTCAGCCAAACCAAAAATCTATATTGAGTTTGGCGATAAGGGACCAAAAGAGCACAGTTTTACGTTTGGCAAAAATATGTGGGGGGCGATTGCCGATACGGTCGGCGGTGATAATATCAGTAAACCGTTTGTCGAAAACTGGGGGCCTATTAACCCCGAGCAGCTGTTGGTGAGTCAGCCTGACGTGATTATCATCTCAGGCACAGAAGTGGGCATGAAACAGACTGATGCTATGGCCATGGGCATTGATATCAGTGCCGAGGAAGCCCAACGTCGCCTCAAAGGCTTTACTACACGTAATGGTTGGTCAGAGCTACCGGCAGTAAAAAATAACCGGGTGTATGGTATTTATCATACCGCTTCTCGCTCGTTGTCTGATTTAGCCTCGGCTCAGTTTATGGCAAAAACCCTGTATCCCCAAGCCTTTACCGATATCGACCCTGAAAAAACCTATATGGATTTTCATGAGAAATACTTACCCGTTAAGCCCAACGGGACGTTTTTTATCCAACTAGGTTGTGGCGCCAGTGTGTGTAAAGACGACGCCACAACGACTGTCACAGCACCCGACTCAGTAGCAGCCACGCCAACCAGGCCAACCACGCCAGCCCCTGAAAAGTTGTCATGGTGGGATAGGCTAACCCAGTGGTTGGGCAGCCTGTTTGCTTAA
- a CDS encoding ABC transporter ATP-binding protein: MLELDQLTIQRGSLTVAHAISAQFHPGKIYTLLGANGAGKSSLLKAIFGELAFSGNIRYQDTAQSKAQLMAWRKPIAYMPQDSHTDAELNTLEVVLLGRMDALGRHISDELMREAIDLMAQLNIAELAHRPIRALSGGQRQLVMFAQALLRRPKILLLDEPVSALDMAHQINLLQKVSHYTQEHQLICLMVLHDLSLAAQFSDELLLLAEGKIQAQGTPQEVLQPQILRPVYQVDIEILTSSRGLPVVHPYRKTESLSGSH; this comes from the coding sequence ATGCTTGAACTTGACCAGTTAACTATACAGCGGGGCTCGCTCACCGTAGCCCACGCTATCAGTGCCCAGTTCCATCCTGGCAAAATATACACGCTACTTGGGGCAAATGGGGCAGGCAAATCAAGCTTATTAAAGGCTATTTTTGGGGAATTGGCTTTTTCGGGTAATATCCGTTATCAAGACACCGCCCAAAGTAAAGCCCAGCTGATGGCCTGGCGCAAGCCTATTGCCTATATGCCGCAAGACAGCCATACCGATGCCGAGTTGAACACGCTTGAGGTGGTGTTGCTAGGGCGTATGGACGCGTTGGGTCGGCATATTAGCGATGAGTTGATGCGTGAGGCCATTGACCTGATGGCACAACTAAATATTGCCGAACTGGCCCATCGCCCTATCCGTGCGCTCAGTGGGGGGCAACGTCAGCTGGTCATGTTTGCCCAAGCCTTACTACGCCGTCCCAAAATTTTACTCCTTGATGAGCCGGTGTCGGCACTGGACATGGCGCATCAAATCAATTTATTACAAAAGGTGAGCCATTATACTCAAGAGCATCAACTGATTTGTTTGATGGTCTTGCATGATTTAAGCCTTGCCGCGCAATTTTCTGATGAATTACTGCTGCTAGCAGAGGGGAAAATCCAAGCACAAGGCACGCCGCAAGAAGTCTTGCAGCCACAAATTTTACGGCCAGTGTATCAAGTAGATATCGAAATCTTAACCAGTAGTCGCGGGTTGCCGGTGGTGCATCCTTACCGAAAAACGGAGTCGCTTAGTGGCAGTCACTAA
- a CDS encoding DMT family transporter, with protein MVKTKYALGSAWMIVAAFLFALMSILVKKAATQLDMTPYELAFWRSVLPALMIFCGTVMRRQTLKTPFFWGHMQRSVAGTTALLLSFYGLSQLPLATSVTLNYTSVVFIAILSIVWLKETPSLKTWLALLMGLGGICLMLQPAFESDRLIETLITLSGGIFTAFALLQVRALSLMGEPAWRIVFYFSAVAAAISAVVATWVGWHPLTLASLPYIVGIGAAGLLAQLAMTHAYHVGQKFTAAALSYLTVVFASIYGVVFVGESIGLIEILGIVAVILAGVVSSVPEQKKALKVS; from the coding sequence ATGGTAAAAACAAAATATGCCTTAGGCTCGGCATGGATGATTGTGGCCGCTTTCTTATTTGCTTTGATGAGCATCTTGGTAAAAAAAGCCGCCACACAGCTTGATATGACCCCTTACGAGTTAGCATTTTGGCGGTCCGTTCTGCCAGCATTGATGATTTTCTGTGGGACGGTAATGCGTCGACAAACCCTTAAAACGCCCTTTTTTTGGGGACACATGCAACGCAGCGTAGCCGGTACCACTGCTTTATTACTGTCTTTTTATGGGTTAAGTCAGCTGCCTTTAGCCACCTCGGTGACCCTTAACTACACATCAGTCGTCTTCATTGCTATCTTATCTATCGTTTGGCTCAAAGAAACCCCCTCGTTAAAAACCTGGCTGGCCCTGTTAATGGGCTTGGGCGGTATTTGCTTGATGTTGCAGCCTGCCTTTGAGTCAGACCGGTTAATAGAAACCTTGATTACGCTAAGTGGCGGTATTTTTACTGCTTTTGCCCTATTACAAGTGCGGGCCTTGTCGCTGATGGGCGAACCGGCTTGGCGGATTGTGTTTTATTTTTCCGCAGTGGCAGCAGCCATTTCGGCTGTGGTAGCAACGTGGGTGGGCTGGCATCCGCTGACGCTAGCCAGCTTGCCTTATATAGTTGGTATTGGCGCTGCTGGGTTATTAGCACAGCTGGCCATGACCCATGCCTATCATGTGGGACAGAAATTTACGGCGGCCGCGTTGTCTTATTTGACCGTGGTATTTGCGTCTATTTACGGGGTGGTTTTTGTGGGGGAAAGCATCGGCTTAATAGAGATTCTAGGTATTGTAGCCGTGATCTTGGCAGGGGTCGTTAGTAGCGTGCCTGAGCAGAAAAAAGCATTGAAAGTATCTTAG
- the truC gene encoding tRNA pseudouridine(65) synthase TruC — protein sequence MDIENDAPNPIAIIYEDEFMVAINKEAGLLVHRSWLDKGETRFAMQLTRDAVGCHVFPVHRLDKPTSGVLLFAKSPSVARSLNEAFTNHQVTKQYLAVVRGYMPEQGSVDYALSFKPDAIADKLADLDKPAQEAVTHWQSLAQIELPFAVSKKHDTSRYSLVRLIPETGRKHQLRRHMRHLFHHIVGDTSHGDGRHNRFFRSQYDCTRMLLHAQTLALNHPVTGEPLLLTAGLDEQWLRILEAFDWLESAEV from the coding sequence ATGGATATCGAAAACGACGCTCCTAACCCAATAGCAATCATCTATGAAGATGAGTTTATGGTGGCGATTAATAAAGAAGCGGGTCTCTTGGTGCATCGCAGTTGGTTGGATAAAGGTGAGACGCGCTTTGCCATGCAGCTTACCCGTGATGCGGTAGGTTGCCATGTCTTTCCGGTACATCGGTTAGACAAGCCGACATCAGGCGTGTTGTTATTTGCTAAGAGTCCAAGCGTCGCACGCAGCCTAAATGAGGCTTTTACGAATCACCAAGTGACCAAGCAATATTTAGCTGTAGTGCGCGGCTATATGCCCGAGCAAGGCAGCGTAGATTATGCGTTGAGCTTTAAGCCCGATGCCATTGCTGATAAGCTTGCCGACTTAGACAAACCTGCTCAGGAGGCAGTGACCCATTGGCAGAGTTTGGCACAAATTGAGCTGCCCTTTGCCGTGTCAAAAAAGCATGATACCAGCCGCTATAGTCTAGTGCGCTTAATCCCTGAGACCGGGCGTAAGCATCAGCTGCGTCGGCATATGAGACATTTATTCCATCATATAGTGGGGGATACTAGCCACGGCGACGGCCGCCACAATCGATTTTTTCGTAGTCAATATGACTGTACGCGTATGCTGCTACATGCCCAAACTTTGGCGCTTAACCATCCGGTTACCGGTGAGCCTTTATTGCTAACAGCAGGGTTAGACGAGCAGTGGCTACGTATCTTAGAGGCGTTTGATTGGCTAGAGAGCGCTGAAGTTTAA